The proteins below are encoded in one region of Gadus macrocephalus chromosome 14, ASM3116895v1:
- the LOC132471932 gene encoding gonadotropin subunit beta-1-like isoform X2 — protein sequence MQLVVMAAVLAMTWADQPCSFTCRPTPTTIAVKSCVRTESINTTMCEGQCYQEVSTAPRLNPQPHPPTCVCWPTTIQGKDSKQRRRPRLMSFGRQDPMDLGERPQQYTCSGDWDYEVKHFEGCLEGVLYPVARSCKCSLCQSSNTDCQRVLWDVC from the coding sequence ATGCAGCTGGTTGTCATGGCAGCAGTGCTGGCGATGACGTGGGCCGACCAGCCGTGCAGCTTCACCTGCCGCCCGACCCCGACCACCATCGCCGTGAAGAGCTGCGTCAGAACCGagtccatcaacaccaccatgtGTGAGGGCCAGTGCTACCAGGAGGTGAGCACAGCACCCAGGCTCAACCCTCAGCCTCATCCACCCACGTGTGTGTGCTGGCCCACAACTATTCAAGGTAAGGATTCTAAACAAAGAAGGAGGCCTCGTCTAATGAGCTTTGGTCGGCAGGACCCGATGGACCTCGGGGAGCGCCCGCAGCAGTACACCTGCAGCGGGGACTGGGACTACGAGGTGAAGCACTTCGAGGGCTGTCTGGAGGGCGTCCTCTACCCCGTGGCACGCAGCTGCAAGTGTTCCCTGTGTCAGAGCAGCAACACCGACTGTCAACGAGTTCTGTGGGACGTCTGTTAg
- the LOC132471932 gene encoding gonadotropin subunit beta-1-like isoform X3 — translation MTGCLRRRTRHKSSLSEPRMQLVVMAAVLAMTWADQPCSFTCRPTPTTIAVKSCVRTESINTTMCEGQCYQEDPMDLGERPQQYTCSGDWDYEVKHFEGCLEGVLYPVARSCKCSLCQSSNTDCQRVLWDVC, via the exons ATGACGGGCTGTCTGAGGAGACGCACACGACACAAGAGCTCTCTGAG CGAGCCGAGGATGCAGCTGGTTGTCATGGCAGCAGTGCTGGCGATGACGTGGGCCGACCAGCCGTGCAGCTTCACCTGCCGCCCGACCCCGACCACCATCGCCGTGAAGAGCTGCGTCAGAACCGagtccatcaacaccaccatgtGTGAGGGCCAGTGCTACCAGGAG GACCCGATGGACCTCGGGGAGCGCCCGCAGCAGTACACCTGCAGCGGGGACTGGGACTACGAGGTGAAGCACTTCGAGGGCTGTCTGGAGGGCGTCCTCTACCCCGTGGCACGCAGCTGCAAGTGTTCCCTGTGTCAGAGCAGCAACACCGACTGTCAACGAGTTCTGTGGGACGTCTGTTAg
- the LOC132471932 gene encoding gonadotropin subunit beta-1-like isoform X1, with translation MTGCLRRRTRHKSSLSEPRMQLVVMAAVLAMTWADQPCSFTCRPTPTTIAVKSCVRTESINTTMCEGQCYQEVSTAPRLNPQPHPPTCVCWPTTIQGKDSKQRRRPRLMSFGRQDPMDLGERPQQYTCSGDWDYEVKHFEGCLEGVLYPVARSCKCSLCQSSNTDCQRVLWDVC, from the exons ATGACGGGCTGTCTGAGGAGACGCACACGACACAAGAGCTCTCTGAG CGAGCCGAGGATGCAGCTGGTTGTCATGGCAGCAGTGCTGGCGATGACGTGGGCCGACCAGCCGTGCAGCTTCACCTGCCGCCCGACCCCGACCACCATCGCCGTGAAGAGCTGCGTCAGAACCGagtccatcaacaccaccatgtGTGAGGGCCAGTGCTACCAGGAGGTGAGCACAGCACCCAGGCTCAACCCTCAGCCTCATCCACCCACGTGTGTGTGCTGGCCCACAACTATTCAAGGTAAGGATTCTAAACAAAGAAGGAGGCCTCGTCTAATGAGCTTTGGTCGGCAGGACCCGATGGACCTCGGGGAGCGCCCGCAGCAGTACACCTGCAGCGGGGACTGGGACTACGAGGTGAAGCACTTCGAGGGCTGTCTGGAGGGCGTCCTCTACCCCGTGGCACGCAGCTGCAAGTGTTCCCTGTGTCAGAGCAGCAACACCGACTGTCAACGAGTTCTGTGGGACGTCTGTTAg